DNA from Drosophila suzukii chromosome 2R, CBGP_Dsuzu_IsoJpt1.0, whole genome shotgun sequence:
AGTAGAGATCGGATTCCTGGGACACCAGTATGGCTATGTCCATTTTCTGGACCATATTTACAATGTTCATGGTCGTGGCCCAGTGATAGGCGGCCACCAGGCCCAGAATGGAGGTGGTGGCGGTGGATATGTTCTTTGTCCAGGTGACATAGCTCTCGATGGGGGCGCGGTATATCAGTTTGTAGTTATCCGGAAGCCTGTCGCCGGTCaggagccttctttccacttCCCCGGAGCCCACATTCCGCCACTTGCAGAGCGTGCTACTTGTGCTGAATGGAGAATGGGTGTTATTAGCCAAGTTTCTTTAGGTATAACCAGTTATTTACTCACTGCAACCCCTGGTATTTTGTTATAGCCGCAAGTGGCGTTAAATTCACCAATTTCACATTTCGTAAGAGAGCCGCACACATTTTCGCTTGTTATTGTGTTGCTATCGCCAAGTCAGTCTGGCAACACAGTCAGCTGTGCGCGGGAGTTGCCGGATCGCGCGGTCGCAGTAGCTCCGAATTTAGCGTCAGTTTTCCAGGGGGATTTGAGCCCCACTCCGCCCCCAACCATTCAGTAGGTAAACAACACAGCCGTAGAACAGTCTTTTCCAGTTTCCACATCCTTAGCTAGGAACACGTTCTGTAGGCCGGGTACCgtttatatttttgataaCTTACAGCATGGATTCGAAACGCGCGGCCCTTGATACGGGCGACGGTCCGGTCGCGAAACGCAGTGACATTGGTAGCTCCTCCCGGGAGTCGTCTCCTGGCGACGGCAACCAGATCTCTCTGGCCAAGCATGTGGCCCCGTTCACGGGCAATGGATGCAGTGCCTCGCTGGAGTCCTACTTGTACGATACGACTCCTGCGGGCAGCCAACTGCTGTCGTGGAGCGCTGCCGCAGATGGGCCAACTTCTGATAACGACGCGGAGCTGGAGAAGATCACCCGCGCCAACAGGAAACGTAAGCTGTCATTGATTGACATGTGTCAGATAGCCAGATCCTAATGAACATCTATTGTAATTGCAATCCTCTCCAGCCGATCCCGCCAAGATGTCCCGCAGGGAGCTGGCCAAACAGCGCCGCGAGCACACTTTGAAGGCCCTTGCCCTGGAACGCGAGCTAACCAGCAAGCCAGGCCAGTCAGCCGCGTCCGTGGTGCTGCTCATCCGCTTCCCCGACCCCGAGATAACTGGTCCCATGCTGGCCAGCCTGTCCAAGGAGATCCGCGACGTGGTCTTGCCCGCCAGTGTGGCTCCGCGCTACTGCCTAGTGCACCTGAGGCCCGGCGCAGATGTGGAGGCCACCATTCGCGACATCAACAAGGCACGCTTTGGCACCGGGTTCCTGCGGGCGGAGGTCAAGCCTTTCTCCGATGAGGAGCAGGCCGAGTTTATTGATCCTTGCTCGCTGTACGTGAGCAACATACCCTTCAACATGACCACCTCGGCCATCAAGGCCTACTTCGCCAGCGCCATGCGCGTGGACATCGGCGTGCTGAAGCGCGAGAAGCGCGCTCGCTACGCCTTCGTGCGCTACGCCAGTCCTGAGCAGACCATGGAAGCATTCAAGGAGCTGATCGAATCTCCGCTGAACAGCCGCATTCTCACAGTACGCTACCGCCGCCTTCGAAAGCGCTCCGGCATGCCCATGGTGCAGTGCACCAGCTCATTCCAGACGATCCCCTCGCCCAGTATCGACGACGACAACGCCGACTGCAAGCTCATTTCCCCACCGCCCGTGGAGTCGATCGTAATCAGCGACAGTGACAACTGCTCCGACTCCAGTGGCAACGGAAAGAGCGGCAGCAAACGTAAGACAAAGATAAGCAAGCAGGAGAAGGAGATTCAAAAGCTCAAGCGCCAGATGGCCGAGTATGGCGCCATCATTAAGAACTTGCAAGTCGGACAATCGTGCCTAGGAAGTGAGGATTTCGGTTTTAGTTTGTGAAGATCGTACAAAATAATCCTTTTCCATTTGCAGCTTCGTTTATACCTGATCTAACACCCAAAACAGAGCCGTGCGTGAATCCATCAGCTTGTATAATGGGATCCAATGCGGTCCCCCTAATGCGCGACATCAAACAGGAGTGTGCCTACTTAGGAATCCCCGATAACAGCAGCTCCGATATCATACCGGCTAGCAAGCCAACCGCGCCACCACTAGATGACAGCCCGAAGAAATCGAAAAGTATATAAACATTTCATTAAGTGTCCTTCGCCCCTCACATCCCTCCTCGTATCTTACTTAGCAACATGTTTTGGCCGGATGTTTTCAGGTCCCTTCAGACGACGCAAGAGTGCCAAGCAGACAGCTGACAAGTATGAGGCCTTAGGGGCCTCGCCCGAGAAGGACGCCAGACTCGAGGAGCTCTACGCCCAGCTGGAATGCGATCCTGATCCTTAAACTGTCATGCTAAGGTCTACCAAATTACTCGTCGCAGGCGATCCTGAGAATAAtaatttagtttattttttattggatttccgtttgtttatttgttatCTTTTCGTTTTTGTTCAGTTTCTCTCATTTCAGCGTACATTTATggtatataaaataaaattacacaTAATAATACGTAAGTTAAATAATATTTcggttttaaatattaaacccGAACAAATATCGCTTAAGGGACTGTCTTAAATATCACTTATACAATAATCATATGTACTCGATGATTTTCATATTAGTTTATATATGGTCAAGTCGCGTATCGTTTCGTAAAACTTAAAACTCTTACAGTTGCGAAATCGATGCACAGCTGGAGGAACTCTCTGAAGTCCATGTCCCATGTGCACACATTAACAATTATATCTAAACTAAAGTACGTTCAATGTTcagtatttaatttttgtttggttCTCTCCAATTCATTGCATATGGCTCGTTAAATTTAATATCGCAATTTGTCATTACCAAAACAGTTGACTACATAAAGAACTTCTGCTATGATATGACTTCTGATCGGTTTGTCGTTAGAATGCGGAATGTTATAAACtatttcattatatttaagGCTGATTTTATTTACACAACAACAAAAGTATTTGATAAGGCACCTGTTTCACATGCTGATCGCTCAATTTACAATTGATATTCTGTTCGATTTCAATTTGTATTTTtcattatttgtttatttggaTTTCCTCTCATCGTATTCGATATGATGTTACGCATTTGAATTTCAAGCACTATCGGTGACCAACGTGCGGTAAAATTTTGGAAACTTTACTCGAGTTGCTAGCTTTGTTCCTAAGGTTCTCAAAATGCACTGCCTATGGGTTGCTGGGATCAGAGGCTCTTTTAGCTAACGATGAGCTTGGAGACGAGGCACATCAGGATGGTGGTAATCACAGTGCTAACGGCGCCGGTGCTTGAAATTTTCGTTTGCGACATGGCTCCATTTCCGGTCCGCTCCGCCACTTCCGGTGCGATAGGCTCGTCGTTGGACTGATGATCGCCCACGGCTAAGGAAAACGGGTGTTTAAGAAATCAAATTAGTTAAGTTATACGTTAAGCTATTCAGGTTAGGGATATTCTGTGCAGAAGAGTCTTAGATCTAAGCTAAAGTAGTTTTAGAActggaaaagtttttttttttaagcataAGTGTTGGGAGTTTTCGAAGGAAGAGGGgatagaaaaataaatataacttaagTAACTTAAGGGGGggttcaaataaaaataattgatGTAACATACTCTTCACTCTGTAAACTCGTTTCTTTCTATTTGGCTTGGTTTGGCGTTTCGGCAGGCGGCGCAGGTCTTGGGCGTGGCATGTTTTATATATGTTTCGATTGGATGGTATACTTTATTCAGATCAGACAGAGATCACTCAAGCGGGCGATGAATAAACACTAATGCTGGCAAATTACAACTGGGACTGGCTACAACACACGGATGAGCGCGAGATCCTCTAGACTAGAAGAATCTGTTCGTTAGGCCCCACATCCAGCCGGGCAGAAGACCCTGATTCGGATTCGGGATCGGGTTCGGCACTTGCGGTGCTGTGTACATCAGGTGCGGATATAGGAACCGCAAATCAAAaggttttttaatttaaaggaACAAAAGTAGAGAATAGAAagcataaataaaacaattctTCGGGATGTGACATGTAGGTAGAAGGGGATGTGCTCAAACAAACATACGTATGTGGCAGTAATGCGATAGGATCAGGCATTCTACTGGATGATAATACCGAGGAGCAGGAAGAATCAGCTTGGCGAGACTACAACTACACACACAAAGTACGAGCAGGAGGCGGGGggagaaagaaaagaaagtaGCAGTCAGAATAAGCTCTTTTTCGCTATATGCTATATAGGCTTTATGCTTTATGGGGCGGCACATTCGCTTTGTAATTCTTCTGCGTGATGTGTCTTTATGTGGGTGGTTAATGGAGTTGGTGTTCGTTTTCGTTCggctgttgttgttcttgttgttgtggttTTCTGGATGTGTGCTGTGGTtaatttttcttgtttttatatcCGCGTCTCTTAAAGCCTGCAagaaatatacatacatacatacagacagatGACAATGGCGAATACGATTCGAGTTTTTTTGGAGTGGAGTTCGGCTTTTGGCTTTTGTTGAATGCAAATTAAACGAAAAAAACGATTATGGGCCAGTCACGTGCATGCGATTGTTAAGCGAGTGTCATACAAATATCCGATTGTGGGTCATAACGGGATGTGTGGACCACATATACAGCTCTATATACCAGGGGGAATTTACGAGTCTTTATAATACCCCCCGACTTTCCTTTCCATGCAGGTGTAAATCTTTTGTTTGCTCTAGATTAGTACGGTTTCGGTTTGTTCATGCAATTAACGTAGGGATTTCAGAAACTCGGGTGTGTAAGTGTGACTTTGGGTGGTGTAAATGGTGTAGGTGGTTCGGTGGGGTGGTGGGTGAGTAGGTGAGTGGGTGGTTTTTACGTGTGGCTCAACCCAGCCACTTAGCCATTTGGAAATTTTGTGCCGAGGGTGCCAAAACAAGGAAACGGTTACGCATCAACAATGTTCGAGTTTTTGCGATTTTTTGACTACAGGGTAAAGAGTTTAGTTCAGGGGAGTGGAAAGTCAAATATTAATAGTACCATATCTAGATAAATACTTAGTGCTACGAAACTATGGAACTTGGGTGGTTGGGGCTACCATTTCAGGGACTTGTGGTGTTTAACAAATAGTGTTGCTTTTTCTTGGGGTTAGCCAGTTAGTAACCATTTGCAAATGCTAAGTTAAGTTCTACAGATTAGTTAGTTAGAATGTGCGCATGCTGGGTTCGTGACTTATAGGCTAGGAAGATGGTTTTCATTGGAGTTGATCTTGGACCACAGTTAGTGAGACCGACTGACCAGTAGTTTtggttgctgctgttgttgctgtagATAATTGCTTTAAAATGTTCTTGGCTATTAAACTGTAAGCAagatattaaattatttttgtttttttaatagttGTTTCTTAGGCTTTAAACTTTGTACATGGTATGCTAAATTGAGTTGGTTAGTTGGAATCAAAAACCCAAAATACCGAAAGCATAAGAAAAACAGAGATGGGTTAGTTTGGTTAATGGAAAGACACACAGTTGTCAGTAAGTGGAAAAATTTCAAAGTTGGGTTAGTTTCAAGATTAGTATCGctagttttaaaaatgttatttaaaaatatatttttagtacaATTAAGTTAGTTTGGTTGAGGGTGTTAGATATGTTTTATACTCTAAAGAGAAGTGTTCTCTGCCAAGTAAGGCTTAGCATGAGAACTGTGAAACAAAACTAAAGTAAAACACCACAAAATCAAGATTAAgagaaattaataaatgtacacgatatataaatacaaaatatatatagacTGAGCAAAAGACATTGGACATACACAGTTTGgtaattagttttttcaataggtattattaatgtatttCTTCCATAGGCAACAAAGACAAACACATTCGACTTGAGTAATAGAATTTCACTACATAGACATTAACTTAATTAAACATACCATATAGATAggatttatattattattatcattatcatttcATGACTCGTAACTGCTTCTCGCTAAGTAACAACTCATACAAGACTTCTTTCTATGAGATCTTTTTATCTAGACTTTACAGAGTTCGGTATTCGATATTCGTGGATCCAGTAGATCGATTCGAGCTCAAACAAAACTACCGCTGAGTCGGTCCCACTCACCTGCGTCGAAATCATCACCATTACCATCGTCGGCATGCGGGATCATGGAGTGCTGTTCGAACTCGTTGTCGGAACCCTCGACGATATTACCTGTGGACGAGGGCGTGTTCTTGCAGCCGAACCACCAGTGGGCGGTGGGTCTGGGGAAGGGGGGCGTGGCCGAGTCAACCTGTGGGGAAATTATAATATAGAACTGACATATGAAGAGCTATTAGTACTTACAGCAAATCGGGCATCGTGGAATCGGTAGTACTTGTCGCCCTTGAAGAAGTACGTGTATCCATTGGTGTACTTGAGCGCAGCATCTAGGTTATTGGGAACACCCTCCCAGTTGGAGATCGGCTTGGGATAGCTAGACTTCACTGGTGGCCTCTTGGCCGGATCGAATCGCCAGAACTTGCTGCCCTTGAAGAAGTAGATCTTGCCATTGCCTCCCCAGACCATCGCCGCGTCCAGATGATCGGGAATGCCCGTGAAGCCCTCGCTAATTTCCTTGGGGTAAACGCCGTCCATCTGGCGACCCTGGTAGCGCCAGTACTGGGTTCCCTTGAAGAAGTACGTCTTGCCGTTCTTGTACGTGAACGCTGCATCGATGTTGCTCGGCAATCCTGGCCAGCCCTTCGAGATGAGCTGCGGGTAGCCCTCCTCCACAGAATCGGTGGTCAGCTTATAGAACTTGTCGCCCTTGAAGGCGAATGTCTCGCCCTGCGCCGAGTTGAAGAGGGTGTCCACCTTGGAGTCCTTGCAGATGGAGTCGTCCAGTGGGACCTTGGGCGGAGTGAATGGCCGCTGAGTGGTGGGCGGGTAGATGTTGGTGGGTCTCAGCTGGTTGGTCTTCCTGCCATAAAGCGACTGGATGGCTGCCTTGTCGTCTTCGTCCAGCTTGAAGACAGGTTCGAAGCCACGGTAGAAGGGAGCCATTAGGGCTGAGCTCTGATCGGAGTGGGACAGACCCAGGGAATGACCAAATTCGTGGGCGGCCACCTGGAAAAGATTGGTGCCACGCGGCGACCCAATGGTCCACAGTTCCGCATCATCGAAGTGGGCATCTCCTCCGAACACAGGGAAGAAGGCATGGGCCAAGGTGCCACCCTGACCATCGAAGGCATCGCCATCACCATGCTCGCTCTCCACGAACCTGGAAAAACAGATAATAGTGGTTATTAATTAGTATTTGTGGTATACTGTGCATGTGGCGGCAGATCTATCTGCAATGCCTGCAGCAGACTTACTTAATTTCGATGTGCACGGGGCCGGAGGTCTTCCTGGTGAAGGTCAGATCGGTGTCCTCGGACCACACGGCGAAGGCGCGTCCGATCtccgcatccacatccacgCGCTTCAGTCGCTTGGGGTACTTGGAGATCTTGTAGGTGAGGTTCTTCACACGCCAGCGACTGCCCTGGAGGGCATATCGCTTGGAGCGACTGTCGCCGGTTCCCACGCGATCCCGCACTCCGCAACGTGGCAGAGACATCAGTTTCATGGTCTCCGCATCCAGCTCGCCGGTGATGTTCAATCCCGCGAAGCTCTGGAACTCCTCGATGGCGCTGACCCAGGTCTGTTGGTCATGGAGCCCACTGCTGGCAGGATTGCGGGCTGAGGCGGGTAGATAGCCAAACTGGGACAGGTAGATCTGGGGAAAGGAAAAAAGGGAGAACTTGGTTAAGGCAGGAACAACTGGGCAAGATCAATGGGCTGCGCCTGATAGCCACCCGTTGAGGCCAAGTTGATTTATGACCATCTGATTAGTCCTGGCTACCCTGTCTCCTTACCATCTGACTTGCATAATTTATGACTGCCTCACTGGCTTATAAATAATCCCAGGGGAGAGGGTTACCATACCCATATCCATATCATATccccatatatatatacctccatatatatggtatatggCGATAGCGACGTGATTGGTGAAGGTGTGAAAACTCTTAATCGATCATCAAGCATCGCTAACATTAAGGAAGCGTTTCAATTGCTAATTGTAAATTGTAACATTGAGAAATCGAATCAAAACTGTTTGCCCATCAGGGAAGTGCACTGCGATCGGAGAACAATGCGAGGTTATCTTAACAGTTAAATTCTATATAGTTGGTTAGTTACTATATAGTACTTATAGTTGTCTGGCCAATTACAACGGCAAATTGTCTTACAGCACGGCTAGAGTTTTATGCGCTTAACGTTTTGGCCATACGATTTTGGACTTGGCATGTCGATCAGGTTCCCCAGCCGTTTATGTGTCGCACATTCTTAATGACTTGATGGGTATAATGTGTATGTAGTATATAGTACATGTTGTATAATGATTTGCCGAATCTTGCATAATGCCAGCTGACTGTTAATTTTATTGTGTTCTTTCCGCCTGCGAGGAAGTAAACATTTCGCTGTCGTCTTACGAATTCAAGACGCGTCTTTTGGGGTTCTGCCAGTGGCTCTGTGATCTTTTTTTCTGGGTGGGTTCTTGATTTTCAGCAACGATCAGCTGGGTCTTCCTCTCAAAGGTAAACGAACTGTAAACAAAGCGGGGTTTCAAGTGGAAAGTATCGGTCGCTCATCTCTCGAGAGATCCACTCGaaattcagattcagattcggatTCAGAACAATTTGCCTGACTCATCGGCGACCTTAGGAATGCCTCTTTATGCAATTAACATAATTACTTGCAGTGCACAATGCCGAATAGTCAGGCACGAACGTCTTGATTACCCAGAAATCGCTGCAAAGGTGTTATGTTATTTCAGTATTTCTCGGTATGGGATTGTAATGCAGCTTTTGTCATAGAACAAACAGACTGACAGCAATCGAATGCATTGTTCCGGAGCCTCAAACATGGGCCCTTTCGGTTATCTTCTATCGATAAGATAACTCCCCATTGGCTGGGGAGCAAACAAAAGACTACTCAACCTATCCATAATTGAGTCATTTCTGACGCATTCTCCTTATACAAAGGTAAATGCGTCACAAACGCAAACGGAAGTCGGGGCTAAAACGGAAATGTTTGGCCACTAATTTAACGTGCCTCAAATAAACACTTTTCGGGAGTCATCGTTCTGCGATTCCCACTACACCTGTTCCATCGATTTAACTTGTCGTTCGGCTGAATGCATCCGCATCTATATCTATCGAGATATTCGTGCATTTGCATGTGATTAGCGTTTCTCGGGGGGATTGGAGCGGACAGATGCTCAGTGGCCATGCAAATCATTGGAAATTATGTGGGGTTGGGGTTGGGGGTGAGGTGAGGGCCACTGCAGTGGGGTCACGTTCCAGAGGGCGTTGAAATTGCACTTCAATTTATTATTGGACATTGACACAAATTCGTTGCGCTCCTCTGTTTGGCGGACAATCAAAGCAAAAATGTCAACACAGAATGGTATTTGCCTAGCCCCAACACTCTAGTTATTTCCCTGTATTACTAACTGAAAGTGCACTCGAAAAAATACTAGACAAAGTAGTATAGAGATATATAGCAAACCTCTTATATGTTAATTAAGGAATATAACTCAAAAATATTTGAACAAATAATTTCAGGTCAAAATGATGGCTTATAAACAGTAAAATGTTAACCCATAGTGGAcctaaattaattttttggcTTTGTAGTCCTACTCAGTCACTAAAAATATTCTAACTTACTAAAGGTACACTTAACAAAATAGATGTATTGATGTATATTCTAAGGCTTAAATGATAAGAAGTAATAAAGAAGTATAGGAAAAGTCAACTATAGTTGTACCTATAGGTTCAAATGATTAAAATTTTAAGCAAGTTTGATTACTTGTACCATACTTTTTCGATCAAAATAGTGTTTTATACTGATCCATTAGAGGTAACTAGTGAATTGTAATGTATTTTTTTCCGTGTAATTATACCCAGTGACTGCCAgcttgaaaaataaaatatctaTTCAGTTGGCTGACCTGCTTGCCTGGTTTACTTAGCCAAAGGAGTTGAACTTGTGGGAAGTGGCCCACGGGGGCTAGAAAACTTTAGAACTTCTAGAACTTGACTTCACCTACAAGTGCACGTGTGTTGGTGAGCCCCTGTAAAGTATGCTACAATCGCAATGCAACCTTCAAATATTTAACACAATTTGCACAGGTGCAACGTTGCAAAGTTGATTTCATTGCAAAGGGGGAAATTGCTTTGCAGTTGCAAAGAGAAAGCAGGAGCAGCTCCTTGCAGTCAATGAACTTTCACCCATTTCAgccatttaaattgaaggcgtACTCCGCTCGTTTATTTCCGGCCGAAACAAGAACAGGACATGCTTAAATTATAAACAAGTATCGCTTTGTGTATACTTTTCGTTTATATATGTGTGTAAAATGTACATTTGCCGAGGGTGCCGTGTGGAAATTGATGGGAAAATTATTGCCCAGCCAAAGAGTGGGAAAAGGAAAACTCCTGGCTTTTCCGCATTTTCGGGGGTGCGTGGTTAGTTTACGTTGGAATGTGGGTCACTCGGGTCGTTGACTTTACTTCTGGGATATAGAAAAGGAGCACCCATTTCTAAGTGCAAACAAACCTAGACCCAGTTGCACAAATATTTGCGTGGCACGTGGATAAACGAAAGTGTCTGCGACAATTAAAGGCAAATAGCAGAGGTTTTCCCTGCGATTTTCCCACTGCGCAGGCAATTTGAGTTGTCCAATCTAGTGGATGCCTAACTAGCAAACAGGCTTAActtgtttaaatgtttttttaacgCGGCGATTACATCATTACACCGCGCAAATCGAAGCGCAGGCGCCTCATTTGGCGGCATTTCTTTTTGGTTTTCCACAACTGATTGAAAAAGAAAACTCAAAACTATAACGAAACCGAGGGAAAACCAAAACAGAAACTGGGCCAACTGGGCGATATTAAATGCAGCTTAAAGTTGTATAACCCATTCAATTTAATTCAGGACCCGAGAGAGGGATTAAATTGGCAGAATTTCGAGCTGGTTTTTTGCCATCCAAATTGGGTTTTAGAGCGTACTTTTGGCCATAAAAGGAAAGGCTTTTGCGTAGAAAAGAACTTTAAAGTAGAAATAGCAAATTGAAATGGTGCACTTGAGATATAAAACACATAATTCAGTTCAGACAAATTCCTTGACATTTAGCCCGGGCAACTCCCACAGAATATTTGACATTTCCACCAAGGTGTCTTTCCATTACTGTTGCCTTTCTTTTTGCCATGTTTTTTTCCCCCTTCAAGTGGCTAATTCGCATAGCGATAAATAAGCGTCAAGATGCTAAGATAACCGGACAATAAAAAGCGCTATTCATGCAAAACACTGAGGCAAAAAAGGATTTTATTCGCCAGCCTTTTTAAGCTGCTTGTAGCGGGTTGTTTATGGCAAGACGCGTGAAATGCTAGGCTATGGATGACCTTAGGGAAGTCTGAAAATGGAGAAAGGATGTTCTCAGAAAGGGGCAAAAACTATCATTTGTTTGCCAAGTGGCAAGGCTTTcgctttgtttgtttgtttgcttgtGCTTTTGGCACCTCGTGAAGGTCGCACGCAACAATTTCATAGGCAAATCAATCAAACTTGGCTAAAAGCATACATTTCTATCGATTGATTTGGGGCtaggaaaatggggaaacCCAGGTGGGAAAGTGCAAATTAACCTGACGCATTTCCCTAGCTGAGTTCTGGCTTTGATTGGCTATATTTAGAGCAGGAAAGTtattctttcttttttgttcGCCCACTGCGATGACGAACTCGTATGCCTGAGCTCATTCCAATTTGGAACGAGTAATTAACCTCTTGACAGCTCCATTATGTGCGGCTACTTGCTATCCAAACTTATGACTCACTGGGCACTGGATCTAAGTAGTTTTCCTGTTCAGATCTGATCTAGCTGGATATTATTAATGGTCGCCAATGAGAAAGTGCAATCTGATCGAGGTGGTCTCGGCGATTTGCATTTGCTGGGAGATTTATTGGAAAGAGTTTGGGATCGAACAAAGAACCTGACATTGGAGAGACAAACACGTCGTTC
Protein-coding regions in this window:
- the LOC108009485 gene encoding uncharacterized protein, giving the protein MCAALLRNVKLVNLTPLAAITKYQGLHTSSTLCKWRNVGSGEVERRLLTGDRLPDNYKLIYRAPIESYVTWTKNISTATTSILGLVAAYHWATTMNIVNMVQKMDIAILVSQESDLYYFLTGFVLINLAIRAFVAKYPLRIYKSSEKYVAVYGSQLPLGTVKHYFERGQIAEYKNFLNPWSHIMYKLGSRSSMLLVDYFKTPSEFHQLFATKQET
- the Pof gene encoding protein painting of fourth isoform X2; amino-acid sequence: MDSKRAALDTGDGPVAKRSDIGSSSRESSPGDGNQISLAKHVAPFTGNGCSASLESYLYDTTPAGSQLLSWSAAADGPTSDNDAELEKITRANRKPDPAKMSRRELAKQRREHTLKALALERELTSKPGQSAASVVLLIRFPDPEITGPMLASLSKEIRDVVLPASVAPRYCLVHLRPGADVEATIRDINKARFGTGFLRAEVKPFSDEEQAEFIDPCSLYVSNIPFNMTTSAIKAYFASAMRVDIGVLKREKRARYAFVRYASPEQTMEAFKELIESPLNSRILTVRYRRLRKRSGMPMVQCTSSFQTIPSPSIDDDNADCKLISPPPVESIVISDSDNCSDSSGNGKSGSKRKTKISKQEKEIQKLKRQMAEYGAIIKNLQVGQSCLGTSFIPDLTPKTEPCVNPSACIMGSNAVPLMRDIKQECAYLGIPDNSSSDIIPASKPTAPPLDDSPKKSKSPFRRRKSAKQTADKYEALGASPEKDARLEELYAQLECDPDP
- the Pof gene encoding protein painting of fourth isoform X1, which codes for MDSKRAALDTGDGPVAKRSDIGSSSRESSPGDGNQISLAKHVAPFTGNGCSASLESYLYDTTPAGSQLLSWSAAADGPTSDNDAELEKITRANRKPDPAKMSRRELAKQRREHTLKALALERELTSKPGQSAASVVLLIRFPDPEITGPMLASLSKEIRDVVLPASVAPRYCLVHLRPGADVEATIRDINKARFGTGFLRAEVKPFSDEEQAEFIDPCSLYVSNIPFNMTTSAIKAYFASAMRVDIGVLKREKRARYAFVRYASPEQTMEAFKELIESPLNSRILTVRYRRLRKRSGMPMVQCTSSFQTIPSPSIDDDNADCKLISPPPVESIVISDSDNCSDSSGNGKSGSKRKTKISKQEKEIQKLKRQMAEYGAIIKNLQVGQSCLGTSFIPDLTPKTEPCVNPSACIMGSNAVPLMRDIKQECAYLGIPDNSSSDIIPASKPTAPPLDDSPKKSKTTCFGRMFSGPFRRRKSAKQTADKYEALGASPEKDARLEELYAQLECDPDP